The following are encoded together in the Streptomyces sp. NBC_00358 genome:
- the aceB gene encoding malate synthase A — protein sequence MSAPAPSPLAIVDAEPLPRQEEVLTDAALAFVAELHSRFTPRRDELLARRAERRAEIARTSALDFLPETAAIRADDSWRVAPAPAALNDRRVEITGPTDRKMTINALNSGARVWLADFEDASAPTWENVVTGQLNLTDAYARRIDFTDPASGKSYALRPDGELATVVMRPRGWHLSERHLVAADGTAVPGALVDFGLYFFHNAQRLLDLGKGPYFYLPKTESHLEARLWNDVFVFAQDYVGIPQGTVRATVLIETITAAYEMDEILYELRDHAAGLNAGRWDYLFSIVKNFRDGGAKFVLPDRNAVTMTAPFMRAYTELLVRTCHKRGAHAIGGMAAFIPSRRDEEVNKVAFEKVKADKDREAGDGFDGSWVAHPDLVPIAMASFDAVLGDRPNQKERLREDVSVAPGDLIAVDSLDARPTYDGLVNAVQVGIRYIEAWLRGLGAVAIFNLMEDAATAEISRSQIWQWINAGVVFEHDGETVAATPELAREIAARELADIRAEIGEEAFTAGRWQQAHDLLLKVALDEDYADFLTLPAYEQLTG from the coding sequence ATGTCCGCACCAGCGCCGTCCCCGCTGGCCATCGTCGACGCCGAGCCCCTGCCCCGGCAGGAGGAGGTCCTCACCGACGCGGCCCTCGCCTTCGTGGCCGAGCTGCACAGCCGGTTCACGCCCCGGCGGGACGAGCTCCTCGCCCGCCGCGCGGAGCGCCGCGCCGAGATCGCCCGCACCTCCGCGCTCGACTTCCTCCCGGAGACCGCCGCGATCCGCGCGGACGACTCCTGGCGGGTGGCCCCCGCCCCGGCCGCGCTGAACGACCGCCGGGTCGAGATCACCGGCCCCACCGACCGCAAGATGACCATCAACGCCCTCAACTCGGGCGCCAGGGTCTGGCTCGCGGACTTCGAGGACGCCTCGGCGCCCACCTGGGAGAACGTGGTCACCGGTCAGCTGAACCTGACCGACGCCTACGCCCGCCGCATCGACTTCACCGACCCGGCGTCCGGCAAGTCGTACGCCCTGAGGCCGGACGGCGAGCTCGCGACGGTCGTGATGCGTCCGCGTGGCTGGCACCTGAGCGAGCGCCACCTCGTCGCCGCCGACGGCACGGCCGTGCCCGGCGCGCTGGTCGACTTCGGCCTGTACTTCTTCCACAACGCCCAGCGGCTGCTCGACCTCGGCAAGGGCCCGTACTTCTACCTGCCGAAGACGGAGTCGCACCTCGAAGCCCGCCTGTGGAACGACGTGTTCGTCTTCGCGCAGGACTACGTCGGCATCCCGCAGGGCACGGTCCGCGCGACCGTCTTGATCGAGACGATCACGGCCGCGTACGAGATGGACGAGATCCTCTACGAACTCCGCGACCACGCGGCCGGGTTGAACGCGGGCCGCTGGGACTACCTGTTCTCCATCGTCAAGAACTTCCGTGACGGCGGGGCCAAGTTCGTGCTGCCGGACCGCAACGCCGTGACGATGACGGCTCCGTTCATGCGCGCGTACACCGAACTCCTCGTCCGCACCTGTCACAAGCGCGGTGCCCACGCCATCGGCGGCATGGCCGCGTTCATCCCCTCGCGCCGCGACGAGGAGGTCAACAAGGTCGCCTTCGAGAAGGTGAAGGCCGACAAGGACCGTGAGGCGGGCGACGGCTTCGACGGATCGTGGGTGGCCCACCCCGACCTCGTCCCGATCGCGATGGCCTCCTTCGACGCCGTCCTCGGCGACCGGCCCAACCAGAAGGAGCGGCTGCGCGAGGACGTGTCGGTGGCGCCCGGCGACCTCATCGCCGTCGACTCGCTGGACGCCCGGCCGACGTACGACGGTCTGGTCAACGCCGTGCAGGTCGGCATCCGCTACATCGAGGCCTGGCTGCGCGGGCTCGGCGCGGTCGCCATCTTCAACCTCATGGAGGACGCCGCCACCGCGGAGATCTCGCGCTCGCAGATCTGGCAGTGGATCAACGCGGGTGTCGTCTTCGAGCACGACGGCGAAACCGTGGCGGCCACCCCGGAGCTGGCCCGGGAGATCGCCGCGCGGGAACTCGCGGACATCCGCGCCGAGATCGGCGAGGAGGCCTTCACGGCGGGCCGCTGGCAGCAGGCGCACGACCTGCTCCTGAAGGTCGCGCTGGACGAGGACTACGCGGACTTCCTGACACTGCCCGCCTATGAGCAGCTGACCGGCTGA
- a CDS encoding colicin D domain-containing protein codes for MSKKFHAHAKDFLDNPGNLNGANLKAFEKAMQEHMTAPGTKIFRYSYRKQGQAVGFIDPQSLKMVMLRTDGRFWSAFQLNKNQFADIVRRGFLW; via the coding sequence ATGAGTAAGAAGTTCCATGCGCACGCGAAAGACTTCCTGGACAACCCCGGAAACCTCAATGGGGCCAATCTCAAGGCATTCGAGAAAGCGATGCAGGAGCACATGACGGCTCCCGGCACCAAGATCTTCCGGTACAGCTACCGTAAACAAGGGCAGGCGGTAGGTTTCATCGATCCGCAGTCACTCAAGATGGTCATGCTCCGCACGGACGGCAGATTCTGGTCGGCCTTCCAGTTGAACAAGAACCAGTTCGCGGACATCGTGCGGCGGGGGTTCCTGTGGTGA
- a CDS encoding IucA/IucC family protein has product MHRPSTPDTEAAFAEALSAVRPELSAPYAEALPGARAAVLTRLWRALAYEPLPWIARRDTGRHGLTVRLADGRRLHGPHPDPYATSAYVTEVRLGERTYDRPELLVEALGVPHGAAFAAELADSTASLALSRADRAPDDTPEASEASWSWEQRITDGHPYHPNCRSRPGFSVAEQLAYGPEHRPSVALGLVAVDDALVTGAWPKWLRDGERVLIPVHPWQSAHVLDARVQEGFAARPLMSLRTLAVPDGPHVKTALSARLTSSVRDISVYSVRTADTVSAFMEAMTARLDVPLHITRTLGAATAGFPDLAAVVRESPDEYAGTGERCVPVAALPLTSLPEKGSWLAEFTRLVLTVGLRLLELGVALEAHGQNLLVVLDRADSPVRLVYRDLADIRVSPARLARHGIPVPPLSGRIVTDDESALRRKLFGSLVGGALGATAGSTAVLRQALETVAPDLPRTADLPALLGEPLPTKALTLMRLSPETPGDLWTRLPQPLAGPGSP; this is encoded by the coding sequence GTGCACCGTCCCTCCACGCCCGACACCGAGGCCGCGTTCGCCGAGGCGCTGAGCGCCGTGCGCCCCGAACTGTCGGCGCCGTACGCGGAGGCCCTGCCCGGCGCTCGGGCGGCCGTGCTGACCCGGCTGTGGCGCGCGCTGGCCTACGAGCCGCTGCCGTGGATCGCCCGCCGCGACACCGGCCGGCACGGCCTCACGGTGCGTCTGGCCGACGGCCGCCGGCTGCACGGACCGCACCCCGATCCGTACGCCACCTCCGCGTACGTCACCGAAGTGCGGCTCGGTGAGCGGACGTACGACCGTCCGGAGCTGCTCGTCGAAGCCCTCGGCGTGCCGCACGGCGCCGCCTTCGCGGCCGAACTGGCCGACAGCACGGCCTCCTTGGCTCTGTCGCGGGCCGACCGGGCACCGGACGACACACCGGAGGCGTCCGAGGCGAGCTGGTCATGGGAGCAGCGGATCACCGATGGGCATCCCTATCACCCCAACTGCCGTTCCCGGCCGGGGTTCTCGGTGGCCGAGCAGCTCGCGTACGGGCCGGAGCACCGGCCGTCGGTGGCACTGGGTCTGGTCGCGGTCGACGACGCTCTCGTCACGGGCGCGTGGCCGAAGTGGCTGCGGGACGGGGAGCGGGTGCTGATCCCGGTGCATCCCTGGCAGAGCGCGCACGTGCTGGACGCGCGGGTCCAGGAGGGCTTCGCCGCCCGCCCGTTGATGTCGCTGCGCACCCTCGCGGTGCCGGACGGGCCGCATGTGAAGACGGCGCTGAGTGCCCGGCTGACCTCGTCGGTGCGGGACATCTCGGTGTACTCGGTGCGCACGGCCGACACGGTTTCGGCCTTCATGGAGGCGATGACCGCGCGCCTGGACGTGCCGCTGCACATCACCCGCACGCTGGGCGCGGCCACCGCCGGATTCCCCGATCTCGCCGCGGTGGTGCGGGAGTCGCCGGACGAGTACGCGGGAACGGGTGAGCGGTGCGTCCCGGTGGCCGCCCTTCCGCTGACCTCGCTGCCCGAGAAGGGCTCCTGGCTGGCCGAGTTCACCCGGCTCGTCCTGACCGTCGGGCTGCGGCTGCTGGAGCTCGGGGTGGCACTGGAGGCGCACGGCCAGAACCTCCTCGTGGTGCTCGACCGCGCCGACTCCCCCGTCCGGCTCGTCTACCGCGACCTGGCCGACATCCGGGTGAGCCCGGCCCGGCTCGCCCGCCACGGCATCCCGGTCCCGCCTCTGTCCGGACGCATCGTGACCGACGACGAGAGCGCCCTTCGCCGCAAGCTCTTCGGTTCCCTCGTCGGCGGCGCGCTGGGCGCGACGGCGGGTTCGACGGCCGTGCTGCGCCAGGCACTTGAGACGGTCGCGCCGGATCTCCCGCGCACCGCGGACCTCCCCGCGCTCCTCGGCGAGCCCCTTCCCACCAAAGCGCTGACCTTGATGCGGCTGTCCCCCGAGACCCCGGGTGACCTGTGGACACGGCTCCCGCAGCCGCTCGCCGGACCCGGTTCGCCGTGA
- a CDS encoding colicin immunity domain-containing protein, which produces MNDNRLVNLVLSGPRSFKPEWIAEGGKQVVPLPSHARMDEHLASRFSAGSRRTGHTYVIASRLSDAAAGRPEIEIPSTQERILQQVPWRDESFVLAPPDLSGALLVTNDGYSLIGGTRDFLRHSVPEGVDQAIVDFKRYAKRTGPGHPALSDVSNAFQPREVAWASKRDVAAGSATAEQVWLMESFAAGRISAEEFARSWLAARRRALDLRERLREPFSRVLDQVFYALDDYVIDPGLRDADDMTNEELQAIVRDHLSELRSLDRRGAS; this is translated from the coding sequence ATGAACGACAACAGACTGGTCAACCTCGTCCTCTCCGGACCGCGATCCTTCAAGCCCGAGTGGATCGCGGAGGGCGGCAAGCAGGTCGTGCCGCTGCCCTCCCACGCACGCATGGACGAGCACCTGGCGAGCCGGTTCAGCGCAGGATCCAGGCGAACGGGCCACACCTATGTCATCGCGAGTCGCCTGAGCGATGCCGCCGCCGGACGGCCGGAGATCGAGATCCCTTCGACTCAAGAGCGCATCCTCCAGCAGGTCCCGTGGCGGGACGAGAGCTTTGTGCTCGCCCCTCCCGACCTCTCCGGCGCGCTGCTCGTGACGAACGACGGCTATTCCTTGATCGGTGGAACCCGCGACTTCCTCAGGCACAGCGTCCCCGAAGGGGTCGATCAGGCGATCGTCGACTTCAAGCGGTACGCGAAACGCACCGGCCCCGGCCATCCGGCGCTGTCCGACGTCTCGAACGCGTTCCAGCCACGCGAGGTGGCGTGGGCGTCGAAGAGGGACGTCGCGGCCGGATCCGCCACCGCGGAACAAGTGTGGCTCATGGAGTCCTTCGCAGCCGGCCGGATCAGCGCGGAGGAGTTCGCGCGGTCATGGCTGGCCGCTCGACGCCGGGCCCTGGATCTGCGCGAACGTTTGCGAGAACCCTTTTCCAGGGTTCTGGACCAGGTCTTCTACGCACTCGACGACTACGTCATCGATCCAGGGCTCCGAGATGCGGACGACATGACCAACGAAGAACTCCAGGCGATCGTCCGTGACCACCTGTCCGAACTCCGGTCCCTCGACCGCCGCGGAGCCTCCTGA
- a CDS encoding HipA family kinase: MLRDVTVTRYVAPLHSGGSVPGIVEADDLGTYVVKFTGAAQGHKALVAEIIVGELARALGLRFPELVLVHFDPAVGGHEPHPEVQDLLRASAGLNLGMDHLPGAKDFTPEIARTFPVDPLEAGRVIWLDALTVNVDRTVHSSNLMIWPTLGVAPPRLWLIDHGAALVFHHRWDASSPEKAYDFRSHALGGHHPDTRAADAELAPLVTEELLRAILAEVPDAWLRDEPGFPGPDAVREAYVGYLLARVRASAAWLPTDFPTREQLAAEDADRAERTRRGRPDWLKKVPDLHGKPAAEQDWSVHLG, encoded by the coding sequence ATGCTGAGAGATGTCACCGTGACCCGCTATGTCGCGCCCCTGCACTCAGGCGGCTCCGTCCCCGGAATCGTCGAGGCCGACGACCTGGGGACCTACGTCGTGAAGTTCACCGGTGCCGCCCAGGGGCACAAGGCGCTGGTCGCCGAGATCATCGTCGGTGAGCTGGCACGCGCCCTCGGGCTGCGGTTCCCGGAGCTGGTCCTCGTCCACTTCGACCCGGCCGTCGGCGGGCACGAGCCCCATCCGGAGGTCCAGGACCTGCTGCGGGCCAGCGCCGGGCTCAACCTCGGCATGGACCATCTTCCGGGCGCGAAGGACTTCACCCCGGAGATCGCGAGGACGTTCCCCGTCGACCCGCTGGAGGCGGGCCGGGTGATCTGGCTGGACGCCCTCACGGTCAACGTGGACCGCACCGTGCACAGCTCGAACCTGATGATCTGGCCCACCCTCGGCGTCGCGCCGCCGCGCCTGTGGCTGATCGACCACGGCGCGGCCCTCGTCTTCCACCACCGCTGGGACGCCTCCTCGCCGGAGAAGGCGTACGACTTCAGGAGCCACGCGCTCGGCGGCCACCACCCGGACACCCGCGCGGCCGACGCCGAACTCGCCCCCCTGGTCACCGAGGAACTGCTGCGCGCGATCCTGGCCGAGGTCCCCGACGCCTGGCTCAGGGACGAGCCCGGCTTCCCGGGCCCCGACGCCGTCCGTGAGGCGTACGTCGGTTATCTCCTCGCCCGGGTCCGGGCCTCCGCGGCCTGGCTCCCCACGGACTTCCCGACCCGCGAGCAGCTCGCCGCCGAGGACGCCGACCGCGCGGAGCGGACCCGGCGGGGGCGGCCGGACTGGCTCAAGAAAGTCCCTGACCTGCACGGCAAACCGGCGGCTGAACAGGATTGGTCGGTGCATCTCGGATGA
- a CDS encoding winged helix-turn-helix transcriptional regulator, whose amino-acid sequence MSPRRSYDQYCSAARALDAVGDRWTLLIVRELLGGPRRYTDLHADLPGVSTDVLASRLKDMERDGLTTRRRLPPPGAAYVYELTARGQELLPVLHALGAWGAHALGERRPTDAVRAHWFALPLLRGLDAAGAGEGLVEVHLDEGRFHVWLGAGDGPLYGDGVAPREPDARLTLDTATCEALNRGISTLLDALRGGGVDVAGDGTLAKALREV is encoded by the coding sequence ATGTCACCGCGTCGAAGCTACGACCAGTACTGTTCCGCCGCCCGCGCCCTCGATGCCGTCGGGGACCGGTGGACCCTCCTGATCGTCCGCGAACTGCTCGGCGGACCGCGCCGGTACACCGATCTGCACGCCGATCTGCCGGGCGTCAGTACCGACGTCCTCGCCTCCCGGCTCAAGGACATGGAACGCGACGGACTGACCACCCGACGGCGGCTGCCGCCTCCGGGCGCGGCCTACGTCTACGAACTCACCGCACGGGGGCAGGAGTTGCTGCCCGTCCTGCACGCACTCGGTGCGTGGGGCGCGCACGCGCTGGGCGAGCGGCGGCCCACCGACGCCGTACGGGCGCACTGGTTCGCGCTGCCGCTGCTGCGGGGGCTGGACGCGGCCGGGGCCGGGGAGGGGCTCGTCGAAGTCCACCTGGACGAGGGCCGGTTCCATGTGTGGCTGGGGGCCGGGGACGGGCCGCTCTACGGCGACGGGGTCGCACCGCGGGAGCCGGACGCCCGGCTGACGCTGGACACCGCCACCTGCGAGGCCCTGAACCGGGGGATCTCGACGCTCCTCGACGCCCTGCGCGGCGGGGGCGTCGACGTGGCGGGCGACGGAACCCTGGCCAAGGCGCTGCGCGAGGTGTGA
- a CDS encoding pyridoxal phosphate-dependent aminotransferase, giving the protein MEFRQSSKLSEVCYEIRGPVIEQADALEAAGHSVLRLNTGNPALFGFEAPEEILQDMIRMLPRAHGYTDSRGVLSARRAVAQRYQDRGLEVGVDDVFLGNGVSELVSMAVQALVEDGDEVLIPAPDFPLWTAVVTLSGGKAVHYLCDEQAEWYPDLDDMAAKITDRTRAVVIINPNNPTGAVYPKEIVEGILDLARRHGLMVFADEIYDQILYDDEVHHSAAALAPDLVVLTFCGLSKTYRVAGFRSGWLVVTGPKQHARNYLEGLTMLASMRLCANAPAQYAIQAALGGRQSIHELTGPGGRLREQRDRAWEKLNEIPGVSCVKPKGALYAFPRIDPAVHPIHDDEKFVLDLLLREKIQVVQGTGFNWPRPDHFRILTLPHADDLDAAISRIGRFLSGYRQ; this is encoded by the coding sequence ATGGAGTTCCGGCAGTCGAGCAAACTCAGCGAGGTCTGTTACGAGATCCGCGGCCCGGTGATCGAGCAGGCCGACGCACTGGAGGCGGCGGGTCACAGCGTGCTGCGCCTGAACACCGGCAACCCGGCCCTCTTCGGATTCGAGGCACCCGAGGAGATCCTCCAGGACATGATCCGGATGCTGCCCAGGGCGCACGGCTACACGGACTCGCGCGGTGTCCTGTCCGCCCGCCGTGCCGTCGCGCAGCGCTACCAGGACCGGGGCCTGGAGGTCGGCGTGGACGACGTCTTCCTCGGCAACGGTGTCTCCGAGCTGGTCTCCATGGCCGTACAGGCGCTGGTGGAGGACGGCGACGAAGTCCTCATCCCCGCACCGGACTTCCCGCTCTGGACCGCCGTCGTGACTCTCTCCGGCGGCAAGGCCGTTCATTATCTCTGCGACGAACAGGCCGAGTGGTACCCGGACCTGGACGACATGGCGGCGAAGATCACCGACCGGACCCGCGCCGTCGTCATCATCAACCCCAACAACCCGACGGGCGCGGTGTATCCGAAGGAGATCGTCGAGGGCATCCTCGATCTCGCCCGCCGGCACGGTCTGATGGTGTTCGCGGACGAGATCTACGACCAGATCCTGTACGACGACGAGGTGCACCACTCGGCCGCAGCCCTCGCCCCCGACCTGGTCGTCCTCACCTTCTGCGGCCTGTCCAAGACCTACCGCGTCGCCGGTTTCCGCTCCGGCTGGCTCGTCGTGACGGGCCCCAAGCAGCACGCGCGCAACTACCTGGAGGGGCTGACGATGCTGGCCTCCATGCGGCTGTGCGCCAACGCCCCGGCGCAGTACGCCATCCAGGCCGCGCTCGGCGGGCGCCAGTCGATCCACGAGCTGACCGGGCCCGGCGGCCGGCTCCGCGAGCAGCGCGACCGCGCCTGGGAGAAGCTGAACGAGATCCCCGGCGTCTCGTGCGTGAAACCCAAGGGCGCGCTGTACGCGTTCCCGCGCATCGACCCCGCCGTGCACCCGATCCACGACGACGAGAAGTTCGTCCTCGACCTGCTGCTGCGCGAGAAGATCCAGGTCGTCCAGGGCACGGGCTTCAACTGGCCGCGCCCCGACCACTTCCGCATTCTCACCCTCCCGCACGCCGACGACCTGGACGCGGCGATCAGCCGGATCGGGCGGTTCCTCAGCGGGTACCGGCAGTAG
- a CDS encoding SelT/SelW/SelH family protein: MTDVQRVQIEYCTQCRWLPRAAWLAQELLTTFEAELDELSLKPGTGGVFVVRVNDEVIWDRREQGFPEPTAVKRLVRDRVAPDRSLGHSDGPAD, encoded by the coding sequence ATGACGGACGTCCAGCGGGTCCAGATCGAGTACTGCACCCAGTGCCGCTGGCTGCCCCGCGCGGCCTGGCTGGCGCAGGAACTGCTCACCACCTTCGAGGCGGAGCTCGACGAGCTGTCGCTGAAGCCCGGAACCGGCGGGGTCTTCGTCGTCCGGGTCAACGACGAGGTGATCTGGGACCGCCGCGAGCAGGGCTTCCCCGAGCCCACGGCGGTCAAGCGCCTGGTACGCGACCGAGTGGCCCCGGACAGGTCCCTGGGCCACTCGGACGGACCGGCGGACTGA
- a CDS encoding VWA domain-containing protein has protein sequence MITRQRLAAGVCALLAALAAGIAFPAGAVADETTATAPKVELLLDVSGSMRARDIDGESRMSAAKQAFNEVLDATPQEVQLGIRTLGANYPGNDRKTGCKDTAQLYPVGTLDRTEAKTAVATLNPTGWTPIGPALLKAAGDLNGGEGTRRIVLISDGEDTCQPLDPCQVAREIAAKGIGLTIDTLGLVPDVKVSKQLSCIAEATGGTYTSVEHKEQLSDRVNQLVDRAADPVVKPVAVQGADSCTGAPAVKSGLYTDREEFAQHRWYRVEVAPGKELRASVSIAADRQINPDYGLLLRAFTVHGREIVRGEAAGSGRTDVVSTGLRYPKAESDDDNAPAEVVCLQVSNSFSAAPGVKTTPGMPLELTVDVVDGPDQASDVASFGLGRGWWLLGALVLTGFLAGVLWGWISRWRFSVWRTN, from the coding sequence ATGATCACAAGACAACGGCTGGCGGCGGGCGTCTGCGCCCTGCTCGCCGCCCTGGCCGCCGGGATCGCCTTCCCGGCCGGAGCGGTCGCCGACGAAACCACGGCCACCGCTCCCAAGGTCGAACTCCTGCTGGACGTCAGCGGTTCGATGCGTGCCCGGGACATCGACGGCGAGTCGCGGATGTCCGCGGCGAAGCAGGCGTTCAACGAAGTGCTCGACGCGACGCCGCAGGAGGTGCAGCTCGGCATCCGCACCCTCGGCGCCAACTACCCGGGGAACGACCGCAAGACGGGCTGCAAGGACACGGCCCAGCTGTACCCGGTGGGGACCCTGGACCGCACCGAGGCCAAGACCGCCGTCGCGACCCTCAACCCGACCGGCTGGACCCCGATAGGCCCCGCCCTGCTCAAGGCGGCCGGCGACCTCAACGGCGGTGAGGGCACCCGTCGCATCGTGCTCATCAGCGACGGCGAGGACACCTGCCAGCCGCTCGACCCGTGCCAGGTGGCCCGCGAGATCGCGGCCAAGGGCATCGGCCTGACCATCGACACCCTGGGGCTGGTTCCCGACGTCAAGGTCAGCAAGCAGCTGAGCTGCATCGCCGAGGCCACCGGGGGCACGTACACCTCGGTGGAGCACAAGGAGCAGCTCAGCGACCGCGTCAACCAGTTGGTGGACCGCGCCGCCGATCCGGTGGTGAAGCCGGTGGCCGTGCAGGGTGCCGACTCGTGCACCGGGGCGCCCGCCGTCAAGTCGGGCCTCTACACCGACCGCGAGGAGTTCGCCCAGCACCGCTGGTACCGGGTGGAGGTCGCGCCGGGCAAGGAGCTGCGCGCCTCGGTGAGCATCGCGGCGGACCGTCAGATCAACCCCGACTACGGGCTGTTGCTGCGGGCCTTCACCGTGCACGGCCGCGAGATCGTGCGCGGCGAGGCGGCCGGGAGCGGCCGTACCGACGTCGTCTCGACCGGTCTGCGCTACCCGAAGGCAGAGAGCGACGACGACAACGCGCCCGCCGAGGTCGTGTGTCTGCAGGTGTCCAACTCCTTCTCGGCCGCGCCGGGTGTGAAGACCACGCCCGGAATGCCGCTCGAACTCACCGTCGACGTGGTCGACGGACCCGACCAGGCGTCCGACGTGGCCTCGTTCGGCCTCGGGCGCGGCTGGTGGCTGCTCGGCGCGCTGGTGCTCACCGGCTTCCTCGCGGGTGTGCTGTGGGGCTGGATCTCTCGCTGGCGGTTCTCGGTCTGGAGGACCAACTGA
- a CDS encoding IucA/IucC family protein: MDRVDFKPTAFPQFTGGDMDEAADAYAAAPLLDCLLRELAEPTGEPGVHRLRASGRLLRVRGTRRPFGAEAHTDGTWHPLTHPELITLAAGELRRFTGVANPGLPAEMTDSRDVVAALLRARARTSPPADPYLRSEQSLVMGHPYHPAPKTRGGGPVAAWLPYAPEAYTRFPLELLAVREDAVVEEGDTTALDALGQAPPGYRLLPAHPWQLRLTGTRPAIRDAFADGRLVRLGPTARPYWPTAAVRTLYDPEDDLFVKFSLDVRITNDIRRLWKHDLLKMRSTDAATAAAFAARPGPAVWLSDRGYRTAGFAFEELAVLVRDGLRGHLVPGATALLAAALVEGFDGSPLDRLTDPSAWWAAYLRQVVPPVLDAFARHGVVVEAHLQNTVVAVDDAGLPVQALFRDAEGVKLLPGVTREAGWERLVYCLVVNHLAELAALLAERFPGADPWPAVREELRRCGTDHDLPEVAALLSSPTVPGKTNLLLRWTGADGADARYVPLPNPLAGARRPARG, translated from the coding sequence ATGGATCGCGTGGACTTCAAGCCGACCGCGTTCCCCCAGTTCACCGGGGGCGACATGGACGAGGCCGCCGACGCGTACGCCGCCGCGCCGTTGCTCGATTGTCTCCTTCGCGAACTGGCCGAGCCCACAGGGGAACCGGGTGTCCACCGGCTGCGCGCGAGCGGCCGGTTGCTGCGCGTGCGCGGGACACGGCGCCCCTTCGGAGCCGAGGCGCACACCGACGGGACCTGGCATCCGCTCACCCACCCGGAGCTGATCACCCTCGCCGCCGGGGAACTGCGCCGCTTCACCGGCGTGGCCAATCCTGGGCTGCCCGCGGAGATGACCGACAGTCGGGACGTCGTCGCGGCCCTCCTCCGGGCTCGCGCCCGCACCAGCCCGCCCGCGGACCCGTACCTGCGCTCCGAGCAGTCCCTGGTCATGGGCCACCCGTACCACCCGGCGCCCAAGACCCGCGGCGGCGGCCCGGTCGCCGCCTGGCTGCCCTACGCCCCCGAGGCGTACACCCGCTTCCCGCTGGAGCTGCTCGCCGTGCGCGAGGACGCGGTCGTCGAGGAGGGCGACACGACGGCACTCGACGCGCTGGGCCAGGCCCCGCCGGGCTACCGGCTGCTGCCCGCCCACCCCTGGCAGCTCCGCCTGACCGGCACCCGTCCGGCGATCCGGGACGCCTTCGCGGACGGCCGGCTCGTACGCCTCGGACCCACCGCCCGCCCGTACTGGCCGACGGCCGCCGTCCGTACGCTCTACGACCCCGAGGACGACCTGTTCGTCAAGTTCAGCCTCGACGTCCGCATCACCAACGACATCCGCCGGCTGTGGAAGCACGACCTGCTGAAGATGCGTTCCACCGACGCGGCGACCGCCGCCGCCTTCGCCGCGCGGCCGGGACCCGCCGTCTGGCTGAGCGACCGCGGCTACCGCACCGCCGGCTTCGCCTTCGAGGAACTCGCCGTCCTGGTCCGCGACGGACTGCGCGGCCACCTCGTCCCGGGCGCCACCGCGCTGCTCGCCGCCGCCCTCGTGGAGGGCTTCGACGGCAGCCCGCTCGACCGGCTCACCGATCCCTCCGCCTGGTGGGCCGCGTACCTCCGCCAGGTGGTGCCCCCGGTGCTGGACGCGTTCGCCCGCCACGGAGTCGTCGTCGAGGCCCATCTGCAGAACACCGTGGTGGCCGTGGACGACGCCGGCCTGCCCGTCCAGGCCCTGTTCCGGGACGCGGAGGGCGTGAAGCTGCTTCCGGGGGTGACCCGCGAGGCCGGCTGGGAACGGCTCGTGTACTGCCTGGTCGTCAACCATCTGGCCGAACTGGCCGCCCTGCTCGCCGAACGGTTCCCGGGCGCGGACCCCTGGCCCGCCGTCCGCGAGGAGCTCCGCCGCTGCGGCACGGACCACGACCTCCCCGAGGTCGCGGCCCTGCTCTCCTCACCCACCGTCCCGGGCAAGACCAACCTGCTGCTCCGCTGGACGGGCGCGGACGGAGCCGACGCGCGCTATGTGCCGCTGCCGAACCCCCTGGCCGGCGCCCGGCGCCCGGCCCGCGGCTGA